A single Leptidea sinapis chromosome 2, ilLepSina1.1, whole genome shotgun sequence DNA region contains:
- the LOC126978149 gene encoding uncharacterized protein LOC126978149 → MEVEAKIKEDMKKLGCTCEKQLALAFHLYIYLVDKKLMYDTEYCYNKDIDKLYIVARTSKHDKLNIYVPVPTDFSINMGYINQLQENLCTVETGPGINLAFIETDFTVVIYTFTKGILDRPSVERMDQIKRKQEQRKFINSELKKKKDTIVKDALDGGDVDD, encoded by the coding sequence ATGGAGGTGGAAGCAAAAATTAAGGAGGATATGAAAAAACTTGGATGCACTTGCGAGAAACAATTAGCTCTAGCTTTTCAtctgtatatttatttagttgatAAAAAGTTGATGTATGATACCGAATATTGCTATAACAAGGATATTGATAAACTATACATTGTTGCACGAACATCGAAACATGACAAGTTGAACATTTACGTGCCGGTCCCAACAGACTTCAGTATAAACATGGGCTATATAAATCAGTTACAAGAAAATTTGTGTACAGTAGAAACAGGGCCCGGTATAAACTTAGCTTTTATTGAAACTGATTTTACAGTTGTGATCTATACATTTACTAAAGGTATTCTAGACCGACCTAGTGTTGAAAGAATGGatcaaataaaaagaaagcaGGAACAAAGAAAGTTTATAAATAGtgaattgaagaaaaaaaaagatactaTAGTAAAAGATGCTTTAGATGGAGGTGATGTAGATGATTAA